The following are from one region of the Coffea eugenioides isolate CCC68of chromosome 2, Ceug_1.0, whole genome shotgun sequence genome:
- the LOC113764074 gene encoding rho GTPase-activating protein 2-like — protein sequence MVAASIAPHMRMSGLFRSKSCTLPPFIPTPTAPPPSHDDSLGILRPTSPPTPSRYPHHHEDEDDEKEEEEEEEDDDDYYQDRVEEEDGYFLVKKNHSPATTPFIGLEERRSSRRHKTCSSTSRHHHRGDPDDGQFPPGGLLAIVVAALRKSLLVTCSGLDLDTDAADDVSSSNHLDIGWPTDVRHVSHVTFDPFHGFLGLPHDLQYHLPRGNIVPSASASVFGVSAQSMQCSYDHRGNSVPTILLMMQNRLYSEGGLRAEGIFRINAENSQAENVRNLLNKGVVPCGIDVHCLAGLIKAWFRELPTGVLDSLTAEQVMHCNTEEECTQLVKLLPQTEAALLDWAINLMADIVDFEHYNKMNARNIAMVFAPNMTQMADPLTALIHAVQVMNFLKALIIKTQREREESASRITLLSSATHSPTHKDIYSSDSGVLIQCHQGLYGHCSEGSGTSELFRSGTSDHIESARADQRNFKSKSDAKQENEAVPSRISTIMRKSDDLESGLRDDGLDNMEVEEGLFDKLSLRKGVRKLCRYPVLHLSKPLKKSASVGIVNTRRGGEAWA from the exons ATGGTAGCAGCATCGATAGCACCGCACATGAGAATGAGTGGGCTTTTCCGATCCAAGTCTTGCACCCTCCCTCCCTTCATCCCCACCCCCACCGCTCCTCCTCCTTCCCATGATGACTCTTTAGGCATCCTCAGACCAACATCCCCTCCTACCCCTTCTCGCTACCCCCACCACCACGAGGACGAAGACGacgaaaaagaagaagaagaagaagaagaagacgacGACGACTACTACCAAGACAGGGTGGAAGAGGAGGATGGATATTTCCTGGTCAAAAAGAATCACAGCCCTGCTACGACGCCATTTATTGGGTTGGAAGAGCGCAGGAGCAGCAGGAGACACAAGACCTGCAGTAGCACCAGTCGTCATCATCACCGTGGTGATCCTGATGATGGTCAGTTTCCTCCCGGGGGATTACTGGCCATTGTGGTCGCGGCTCTGAGGAAGTCTCTGCTGGTCACGTGTAGCGGTCTTGACCTTGACACCGATGCTGCTGATGACGTCTCCTCCTCCAACCACCTCGACATTGGCTGGCCCACCGACGTCCGCCACGTCTCCCACGTCACCTTCGATCCCTTCCATGGCTTTCTCGGCTTGCCCCACGACCTCCAGTATCATCTTCCCCGCGGCAACATCGTCCCCAGCGCCAG TGCAAGTGTATTTGGAGTCTCAGCCCAGTCAATGCAGTGTTCTTATGATCACAGAGGAAACAGTGTCCCGACAATTCTTCTGATGATGCAAAATCGTTTGTACTCAGAAGGCGGCCTAAGA GCTGAAGGAATATTCCGAATAAATGCAGAGAACAGTCAAGCAGAAAATGTTCGAAACCTGTTGAATAAAGGTGTTGTCCCATGTGGCATCGATGTCCATTGTTTGGCAGGCTTAATAAAG GCTTGGTTTAGAGAACTCCCCACTGGGGTTCTTGATTCTCTGACTGCAGAACAAGTGATGCATTGCAACACGGAAGAAGAGTGCACACAACTTGTGAAATTACTTCCTCAGACCGAAGCTGCATTGCTTGATTGGGCAATCAATTTGATGGCAGATATTGTGGATTTTGAACATTATAACAAAATGAATGCACGGAACATTGCTATGGTGTTTGCTCCAAATATGACTCAG ATGGCCGACCCATTAACTGCATTAATTCATGCTGTCCAAGTTATGAACTTCCTGAAGGCACTGATAATCAAAactcagagagagagagaagaatcTGCTTCCAGGATTACTTTACTATCATCGGCTACTCATTCGCCGACCCACAAGGACATATATTCCTCAGACTCAGGTGTATTGATACAATGCCACCAGGGCCTTTATGGCCATTGCAGCGAGGGATCTGGCACTAGTGAACTTTTCAGAAGCGGGACTTCTGACCACATAGAATCTGCCAGAGCAGATCAGCGGAACTTCAAAAGTAAGAGTGATGCCAAGCAGGAAAATGAAGCCGTTCCAAGTAGGATATCAACAATTATGCGCAAAAGCGATGATCTGGAAAGTGGTTTGCGGGATGATGGTTTGGACAACATGGAAGTTGAGGAGGGGTTATTTGATAAGCTGAGTTTGAGAAAAGGGGTGCGAAAGCTCTGCAGATATCCAGTGTTGCACCTAAGTAAACCACTTAAGAAAAGTGCGAGTGTTGGAATTGTAAATACCAGAAGAGGGGGAGAAGCCTGGGCATGA